The sequence TAGAACAGCTACGACAAGGTTCTTCCATCCAATCCGTACCGCGAAAACGGTTAAATGCTTCGGATTCAAACCAAATCCACTCTAAAGTTCGTTCGCTGATATTTGCAAAGTTTAATTCGGGAATACTTGTAGCCACTTGACAGGGTAATACATCACCAGATGGGGAAATTACTATTGTTTTTTGTCCCCATCCGCCCATGCAAGGTTTAGGATATTGTTCGTAATAATCGGGAAGTACGTAAACTAAACCCATAGGGAAATATCGTTTTTCCACAGCAATTGCAGTTGCTTTTTTAGCTTTTTCTAATTGAGCAGGTGTTGGTAATAATGAAGTACGATTTTCTAGTGCCCAACCATAATATTGAGTATTGGCTAATTCAACCCTATCAGCTTCGAGTGTTTTACATAGTTCCAAAATTTCTGCAATTCTATCTAGATTATGACGATGCAGTACAACATTAATAGTTAGGGGAAATCCTAACTTTTTCACCAATCTTGCAGCAGTCAATTTTTGTTCAAAGGAAGTAACTCCGGCAATATAATCAGATTTGTCAGCTTGACTATCTTGAATACTAATTTGTATGTGGTCTAATCCGCAGTCTTTCAATTTAGCCGCTCGCTCTGGGGTTAAACTTTTCCCAGACGTAATTAAACTGGTGTACATTCCTGTAGAAGCAGCTGTTTCTACCATCACCTCCAAATCTTTTCTCAGAAGTGGTTCACCTCCAGTAAAACCAAGCTGTAAAATTCCTAATTTCGCAGCTTGACCGATTGCATCTAACCAATATTGGGTAGCTAATTCTTGACGATAATTACTTTCACCATAATTAACCGGATTAGAACAATACGGACATCGAAGTGGACAGCGATAGGTTAGTTCTGCAATTAATGTTAATGGTCTATTTATATTCATAATGAGATGTATAAAGGAGGGGGTAGAAGGGGAAGAAGGGGAAGAGGAGGTAGAAAATATTAACTTTTCACCTTTGACCTCTAACCTTTAACCTTTGACCTAATTAACAATCCTCGTTTAAATACCGATAACAATAATTTTTCCACATCGCTAACATTAACATCACAATATTGCTGCTTTAGTACTGCTACAATTTCATCTAGAGAGCGATCGCCGTCACATTTAGCAAGTATGGCTGCCGCAGTGGAATTTAAAGCAAGTGCAGCTTCGGGAAATAAAAGCCAATATTGCTGTCTGACTTCACTCCAATGCAAACGTACACCAGGAGCAAAAGTTAAATAATCAAGAGTTTCAGAAATTTTAATTTCTTGCATCACCGAGCAGATTTTTAAAGATTTATCGACGTTTGTGGAGCTAAGATATTACGAATTACGAATTACGAATTATATCCGGACGAGTATCACCTTTCTCAATTGCATCTAATTGAGTCCATAGTAAATCGCATTTAAAAGCTAATGCTTGAACAGCTTGCTCTTGAGTATCGCGAGTTGTACAGTGTTGTAAAACCAGATTCAGCGCATATTTAGCGTCTCTGGGTGCTTTTTTCAACCTTACCCGAAAATATTCAAATCCGGTGGGATCTATCCAATCATAATGTTTTTCTAATGCTGCTAATCTAACCTGAATCGCACCGGGACCAAATAACTCTGTTAATGATGCAGCAATTGCTATAATCCACAACTGACTGCGACAAAAATTTACATAAGCATCTACTGCATAACGAACACCTGGTAATACATATCGCTCATCAACAAGTTCAGAACGCGACAATCCCACACTTTTACCTAATTGAATCCAAGCTTCAATACCACCTTCATCCCCAGAGCGCCCATCATGGTCTATAATTCGCTCAATCCATTCTCTTCTCACTTCTCTATCGGAACAGTTTGCAATTATAGCTGCATCTTTGAGGGGAATATTCTTTTGATAATAAAAACGATTTGCAACCCAGTTTCGTATTTCTGTTTGTGTTAATAATCCCTGGTTCATTCTTTGATGAAAGGGATGTAGATGATGATAGCGGGATTTTTGCGAGTAGAGTATGGATTCAAATTCTTGTTTTGTCCAAGGTTTTTTGAGTTCTTGGTTGAGTAATTGCATTATGATTTTTTCGAGTAAGATAATTAGATAGGTTTGTAGTTGCGCTTACTCTACGAGAAAGCGCAACTACGAACCCTTTAAAACTTATGTGGTAGAGTACTACAGTTGAATTGTTAATCCATCATCAGCAACTTCTATTCCTGCTGCTTCAACTATTTTGCGTTCTGGTGAATTAGCGATGAGGATGGGATTGCTGTTGTTAATGTGGGTAAAAACTTTCCGCTTAGAAGAAAGTTTGGCAAGATGATTTAAACTACCGTTCTCTCCCGAAAGCGGTAAATGTCCCATTTCTAGAGATGTTCGTGTTGAAGTTCCCAGCTTAACTAGTTCGTCATTTTGCCAAAATGTTCCATCTACTAAAATGCAATCGCTTTTATCTAATCGCTCCAGTATAGAATCACTAAACTCAGAAAGTGCTGGAGCATATGTTACAACACCTCCACTAATGCGATCGCGAAAGGTAAATCCAACGACTGAGCCATCATAATTTTCATCAACCCCAACATCGGAACGCATATATTTGGGTGGTTTACTTTTGAGTGAAAACACTTCTATTTCTAAACTTGAGCTATCATCACTATTTAGATTTACTGTAGAACCCGATTCGAGATTAGTCCAAACGACTCCACAATAATTTTTGAGAACTCGAAGAATAGAAAATCCATCGGTTAATGCTTTACGTACAGAATTAGTTCCATAAATAGCTAACGGTTCCGCAGATTCTCTGAGAATCATTAATCCAGCGGTATGGTCAATTTCTGCATCGGTTAATAACACTCCAGCGATAGGGTTAGAACGAATTGAAGTTGGTACCGAATCTCGCAATCGTTCGAGTTGTAGACGTACATCAGGGGATGCGTTTATCAAATACCAAGAACCCTCAGTTCCGCGAACCGCAAGAGATGATTGAGTGCGTTGATGTACGCCATTTTTACCCTCACGGACAGATTGACAACCATAACAATTACAGTTCCATTGAGGAAATCCCCCTCCAGCAGCAGAACCAAGAATACGTACAAGCATTAATTTTATTTACCTAATTAATCCCATTGATAAACTAATAAACCTTTAACCTTTAACCTTTAACCTTGAACCTTTTAATCCCACTGCTGAACATAAGCAGTAACTTCCATACAAAGACCAAATTCTTCAAAAGATGGTGCTTCCCAAACTGCTGCTGGTTTAAATGCTGGTGATTCGGAAGAATTTGTATCAATTTTCTTAGTTTGGATATTGGAAAGATTTGCATCTTTACTTCCAGACATCGAGGAATTATTTGTTTTAGCCATTTTGTTTGAGTTGTGAATAGGTGAAAAACTTATTTTTACATCTTTATGAGAAAGAATTTCTCATTACTTATTACTTATTACTTATTACTTATTACTTATTACTCCTTACTTATTACTCAATCTAACTTTCCGTGGGTTCAATACTAATTAATTGCCCATCTTGTTCATCCGTCAAAACGTATAAACCTCCGTCGGGGCTTTGACGGACATCTCGCACTCTTCGACCAATGGGAATCGATTCTTCTTTGAGGACATTACCGTTTGCATCCAAATCAATGCGACGAACATCATTAGAAACTAAACCACCAGCAAATAAATCTCCTTTCCATATTCCGAAGCGATCGCCCGAATAAAATGCTAATCCCGAAGGTGCTATGGAAGGAGTCCATACTACTTTTGGTTCCGGCACTCCCGGACGGGATTTAACATTGGAAACTGCTCCTCCAGAGTATTCATCACTGTAACTAACCTCTGGCCAACCATAATTTTTACCGGCTTCCATGAGATTAAGTTCGTCACCACCTCTAGAACCATGTTCGGTTGACCATAACCTGTTATTAACTGTGTCAACAGTCATTCCTTGAATATTACGATGTCCGTAACTCCATATTGCTTTATCGGCACTGTCAGATGCGGCAAAGGGGTTATCTTTGGGTATGGAACCGTCATCGTTTAAACGAACAACTTTACCGAAATGAGAGTTAAGATTTTGGGCTTGTTTGCGAATAAAATCTCCATTGAGTCGAGTTGGCGGATTACCACCATCTCCAATGGCTACTAACATCGTATTATCTGGGAGCCAAACAATACGCGAACCAAAATGTTGACCACCTGGTTTTGCTTGAGAAACTTGGAAAATCACCTCCCAGTTTTTCAAAGTTGAGCCGTCAAATGTAGCTCTAGCAACTCTGGTACGATTGGCATCGGTAGTACCGTGAGAATAGGTAAAGTAAACAAAGCGATTTTTTTCAAAATTTGGATGCACCGAAACATCCATCAAGCCCCCTTGATTAGCCGCGTAAATTTCTGGAACTCCACCGATAGCATTGGGGTCTAATTTTCCATTCCGAACGATTCGTACCCTTCCCGGACGCTCGGTAATTAACATTCCTCCATCGGGAAGCCATGTTATACCCCAAGGTCGTTCTAAACCTTGTAATACGGTGGTGGTTTTGAAATTTTTCGCTACAGCTACATTCTTGTCAGAAAACAGCGGTTTATTAGATGGTGAGCTATTAGTATTTTGTGCGGTAGTTGATTGATTTGCGCTTTGTGCGGAAGTGGAATTATCTGTAGAAGAACAAGCTCCAAGAGTTAAGAGAATAATTGCGCTTAGCGTTGCTGTTATTGGGCGAATGATATGAGTTTTCATCGGTTATAAATTTTTAAGATGCATCAAACTGCAATCAATTTATTGGTTATTTTGACAAACATAATTAGCTACAATCGCAAAACTGTTTTAGAGTGTGACAAAAAAACATGACAACAAAATGACAGCCAATTAAAAAATTATCAATTCGTAATTAAACTTTAACGATTATTGTCTTTATTTAACTGGTTGACAATTTTTTGAATTCTGTTGAACTTGAGTATTATCAGCAACGAACTCAATACCCCCATCTTTGTTAACAATCCATCTGGTAGCTTCTTTAATTTGGGAAGGGGTAGAGGGGGAGGAGGGGGAAGAGGGGGAAGAGGTGAAAGTTCTTAAATCTTGTAGAACAATTTCGTTTGGTAAGACTTGTTTGGGATTTTGAGGAATTCCGCCTCTTCCGGATGTCACGAAACGAGCTTCTTCGTCAGTTGGACAACCAGCTGCAATTCTATCGGCAGCATTGGTTAAGTTTTCGGGGAGTTCAATTAAACCGGATGTGATATCCAATTCTTGGAGATTCAAATTAAAATCTCCATCGATACCAAATTGCGAACTTGCTGTAATATCGCTCTGAGGAGTTGTTTGATTACGAAATTGAATTCCAAATAATCCAGGAGTATTAATTAAAATATTTCCACCGTCACCTTGGAAAGCGTTGGCGTTAATATCGCTGTTTTCTTCAGGTACGGCAACAACTAAACCACCATTTATCGTAATATTGCCACCATTTCCACCACCGCTATTTTGGGTTCCGGCTTGGGTTGATATTGTGCTGTTATTGCGTAGAATTAAAGATTCTAGAATTGAAAGGTTGATATTTCCACCTTCACCGGAAACACTTTGAGCAGTAATTGAACTATTTTCCAAGAAAAGTTTCACGGCTTCAATATCAATATTTCCAGAATCACCAACTCCTTCCCCACTTACGGAAACTCCAGCACCATCAACTATATTAAAATCTTTGGTAGTAACTTTGATATCTCCACCCTTCGGGTTGCGCCACTTGCTACAACGGAGGGAGCCTCCGCAACGCAGTGGCTTACCCCTTCCGGAAGCTGTTTGAGATGAAGTTGCGAATAACCCAGAAACAAAACCTTGCGCTGAAGGATCGATTAAATCAATTGATTCCGATACATTAACTGTTAAATTACCTGCTCTACCTTGAGCAAAAGTATTTGTAATTACCTGCGCTCCTCCGATTGCAGTAAATTGACGCGCAGTTAAATTTACATTACCAGAATCTAGGGGAGTAAATGTTCCGGTACCTAAAAGCGAATTATCAAGCTTTAAAGTATCGGCAGCATTTATAGTAATATCTCCACCACTTCCTTGAGTCAGGGTAGTAGTAGCAACTAATCCACCATCCGACGCGGTAAAGTTGGGAGTATTAATTAAGATATTTCCCGATGCACCTTCTCCTTCAGAAGCAGTAACAATACCATTATCAAAACTATTCAAAGTCAATTTTTGATTATTTAAAGGGGGATTGATAACATTCTGCTGTAACTTCTCAAATCCACCACCGTTAACTTCTACAGATTCCGTAGCATCAATATTAATATCTCCTCCTTCACCACTACCAGAAGTTGAAGCGTTGATAATACCGTCGTTAATTTGTAATATATTAGTATTTAATTGAATATTTCCTGCATCATCATCATTAGTTTCAATGGTGATTCCCCCTTCGTTGTTGAGAATAATTGAATCAGCATTTACTTCCACCCTTCCAGATTTTCCCAATCCTTCACTTACAAGATTAATTAAACCACCATCTGAAATTCTTAACTTTGGAGTATTTATACTAACGCTTCCAGAATTTCCAGCAACAAAATCTGGAAATAAACCCAAAAAATCACGTGTAGCTTCATCTAAAGGTCTAGAAGCTGATGTTACTACACTAGGACGATTTGCCAAACCTCTACCTTTTATTTCCACAAATTCCGTGGCATTAATAGTAATATTGCCAGCATCACTACTACTCTGTGTTGAAGAACTTACAATTCCTCCATTTTCTAATCTCAAGGTCGCCGTATCTACAACCAAATCTGCTGCTGATGTCTCTTCTCCAATAGAGTTCGTAATCAAGCCACCACCTGAAAAGGTAATTGGACTTCTGCCATCGAGCAGTATATCATTTGCCTTTACCTTAACTAAACCAGGTTCCCCAGAACCTAGAGTTGCACTTACAATCATTCCTCCATTACTAATTGTTAATTCTTTAGTTGAAACTGTATTTATCCCTGCTTTCCCCTCACTAAAATTAGAAGCAGCGATCGCGCTAATAATAACTGGGTTAAGAGTAGAAATCCCATCAACTAAAATCGACTCGGAAGCATTTATATCAACGTTTCCTCCTGAATATTTACCGTAAGTATAAGCAGCAATACTTCCTCCTGCTAATACAGTCACTTTTTTAGCATCAACTTTTACGTTTCCTCCGTTTCCTCCCAAAGCTTCTGAAAATATACCCGTGCGAATAGCTGCATCAGGTGTTGTACCTTCTACTAATAAAGAATCGCCAACATTAACGATAATATCTCCGGAAACTGCATCACCAAGATTTTGCGTCCATAATACAGAGCCATCGCTCATTCGCAAATTCTGCGCTCTTACCTCCACAAAACCACTTCCCACACCAGAAACATCAGCTAAGGATTTTTCAATTAATTGGATATCACCAAAGTTTTCAACTCTGGAATAATCAAATTCCCAACCTCGGATATTATTATTAATGCCAACAACACCTTCGTTTACCGCAGCTAATTCAATTTTTCCAGATTCAGCAGTTAAAACACCACCAGACAAATTAACGTTACCACCAATTAATGCCAAAGTATTTCCAGGATTTACCCGCAAACCCGTACTTCTATCGCTTCTTTCTAACTGCAATGAAAAAGGAGGAGCCGTAGTCAAATAATGTCCTTTTCCTTGTACTTCGATTTCCCCCGGATTTGAGCCAAGTTGTATACCCAGAGGAAGGTTTATCGTTAATAACGGTGGAGATTTGGGGTTTAAAGTATTGAAATTATAGTTATCAAAAACGATTCCGTTACCACTAGAAGCGACAAAAGAACCTTTAATATCTAAAAAAGCATTCTCACCAAATACAATACCGTTGGGATTAATTAAAAATAAATTTGCATTTCCATCAACCCCCAAAGTCCCTAAAATTCGCGAAATATTATTTCCCGTCACCCTTGTAAGAATATTGGTGATATTATCCGGGTTGCTGAAATAAACTTTTTGATTGGGATTAACGTTAAATTCTTGAAAGCTGTGAAAAAGATTATTATCCCGAATCGCTCCCCCTTCAATTAAATCTCTATCAACTGAAGATTTTACTTTAGAGCTTTCCACACCCAGACTGCGATCGCGAATCAATTGAGCATTTACAGATTTTGCAGTGAAGCTGGGGAAAAGCAACAATAAACAAGTTATATAGCTCAGTTGCTTTTTATATCTACAGGATAAATTCACATTTTCTACCTTTTTCCTTTACCTGTGAGAACTCTCTTAGCTAAAAATTATATCAAGAGGGGGAGTAACTATTATTTCCATTTTCCTCT comes from Rivularia sp. PCC 7116 and encodes:
- the pqqE gene encoding pyrroloquinoline quinone biosynthesis protein PqqE yields the protein MNINRPLTLIAELTYRCPLRCPYCSNPVNYGESNYRQELATQYWLDAIGQAAKLGILQLGFTGGEPLLRKDLEVMVETAASTGMYTSLITSGKSLTPERAAKLKDCGLDHIQISIQDSQADKSDYIAGVTSFEQKLTAARLVKKLGFPLTINVVLHRHNLDRIAEILELCKTLEADRVELANTQYYGWALENRTSLLPTPAQLEKAKKATAIAVEKRYFPMGLVYVLPDYYEQYPKPCMGGWGQKTIVISPSGDVLPCQVATSIPELNFANISERTLEWIWFESEAFNRFRGTDWMEEPCRSCSRREIDFGGCRCQAFLLTGKSNATDPVCHLSPEHNLINEIREKQDSNYSQFTYRSI
- the pqqD gene encoding pyrroloquinoline quinone biosynthesis peptide chaperone PqqD, producing the protein MQEIKISETLDYLTFAPGVRLHWSEVRQQYWLLFPEAALALNSTAAAILAKCDGDRSLDEIVAVLKQQYCDVNVSDVEKLLLSVFKRGLLIRSKVKG
- the pqqC gene encoding pyrroloquinoline-quinone synthase PqqC, producing MQLLNQELKKPWTKQEFESILYSQKSRYHHLHPFHQRMNQGLLTQTEIRNWVANRFYYQKNIPLKDAAIIANCSDREVRREWIERIIDHDGRSGDEGGIEAWIQLGKSVGLSRSELVDERYVLPGVRYAVDAYVNFCRSQLWIIAIAASLTELFGPGAIQVRLAALEKHYDWIDPTGFEYFRVRLKKAPRDAKYALNLVLQHCTTRDTQEQAVQALAFKCDLLWTQLDAIEKGDTRPDIIRNS
- the pqqB gene encoding pyrroloquinoline quinone biosynthesis protein PqqB, with the translated sequence MLVRILGSAAGGGFPQWNCNCYGCQSVREGKNGVHQRTQSSLAVRGTEGSWYLINASPDVRLQLERLRDSVPTSIRSNPIAGVLLTDAEIDHTAGLMILRESAEPLAIYGTNSVRKALTDGFSILRVLKNYCGVVWTNLESGSTVNLNSDDSSSLEIEVFSLKSKPPKYMRSDVGVDENYDGSVVGFTFRDRISGGVVTYAPALSEFSDSILERLDKSDCILVDGTFWQNDELVKLGTSTRTSLEMGHLPLSGENGSLNHLAKLSSKRKVFTHINNSNPILIANSPERKIVEAAGIEVADDGLTIQL
- the pqqA gene encoding pyrroloquinoline quinone precursor peptide PqqA, translating into MAKTNNSSMSGSKDANLSNIQTKKIDTNSSESPAFKPAAVWEAPSFEEFGLCMEVTAYVQQWD
- a CDS encoding PQQ-dependent sugar dehydrogenase produces the protein MKTHIIRPITATLSAIILLTLGACSSTDNSTSAQSANQSTTAQNTNSSPSNKPLFSDKNVAVAKNFKTTTVLQGLERPWGITWLPDGGMLITERPGRVRIVRNGKLDPNAIGGVPEIYAANQGGLMDVSVHPNFEKNRFVYFTYSHGTTDANRTRVARATFDGSTLKNWEVIFQVSQAKPGGQHFGSRIVWLPDNTMLVAIGDGGNPPTRLNGDFIRKQAQNLNSHFGKVVRLNDDGSIPKDNPFAASDSADKAIWSYGHRNIQGMTVDTVNNRLWSTEHGSRGGDELNLMEAGKNYGWPEVSYSDEYSGGAVSNVKSRPGVPEPKVVWTPSIAPSGLAFYSGDRFGIWKGDLFAGGLVSNDVRRIDLDANGNVLKEESIPIGRRVRDVRQSPDGGLYVLTDEQDGQLISIEPTES
- a CDS encoding filamentous hemagglutinin N-terminal domain-containing protein, which gives rise to MNLSCRYKKQLSYITCLLLLFPSFTAKSVNAQLIRDRSLGVESSKVKSSVDRDLIEGGAIRDNNLFHSFQEFNVNPNQKVYFSNPDNITNILTRVTGNNISRILGTLGVDGNANLFLINPNGIVFGENAFLDIKGSFVASSGNGIVFDNYNFNTLNPKSPPLLTINLPLGIQLGSNPGEIEVQGKGHYLTTAPPFSLQLERSDRSTGLRVNPGNTLALIGGNVNLSGGVLTAESGKIELAAVNEGVVGINNNIRGWEFDYSRVENFGDIQLIEKSLADVSGVGSGFVEVRAQNLRMSDGSVLWTQNLGDAVSGDIIVNVGDSLLVEGTTPDAAIRTGIFSEALGGNGGNVKVDAKKVTVLAGGSIAAYTYGKYSGGNVDINASESILVDGISTLNPVIISAIAASNFSEGKAGINTVSTKELTISNGGMIVSATLGSGEPGLVKVKANDILLDGRSPITFSGGGLITNSIGEETSAADLVVDTATLRLENGGIVSSSTQSSSDAGNITINATEFVEIKGRGLANRPSVVTSASRPLDEATRDFLGLFPDFVAGNSGSVSINTPKLRISDGGLINLVSEGLGKSGRVEVNADSIILNNEGGITIETNDDDAGNIQLNTNILQINDGIINASTSGSGEGGDINIDATESVEVNGGGFEKLQQNVINPPLNNQKLTLNSFDNGIVTASEGEGASGNILINTPNFTASDGGLVATTTLTQGSGGDITINAADTLKLDNSLLGTGTFTPLDSGNVNLTARQFTAIGGAQVITNTFAQGRAGNLTVNVSESIDLIDPSAQGFVSGLFATSSQTASGRGKPLRCGGSLRCSKWRNPKGGDIKVTTKDFNIVDGAGVSVSGEGVGDSGNIDIEAVKLFLENSSITAQSVSGEGGNINLSILESLILRNNSTISTQAGTQNSGGGNGGNITINGGLVVAVPEENSDINANAFQGDGGNILINTPGLFGIQFRNQTTPQSDITASSQFGIDGDFNLNLQELDITSGLIELPENLTNAADRIAAGCPTDEEARFVTSGRGGIPQNPKQVLPNEIVLQDLRTFTSSPSSPSSPSTPSQIKEATRWIVNKDGGIEFVADNTQVQQNSKNCQPVK